A window of the Sulfurimonas sp. genome harbors these coding sequences:
- a CDS encoding MOSC domain-containing protein, with product MLKGSVLGLFKSIKGEDGRISFEELCLDENGIIGDKYYGKKIDRSILITSKSSYDLAKDKATEIPFGYLGENIVIDINPYSMKPGEKIEMGEVVLEITNNCTICNSLGKVDSSLPELLANDRGIFAKTIKGGYIRKGDIVKF from the coding sequence ATGCTTAAAGGTAGTGTATTAGGACTGTTTAAGTCTATCAAGGGTGAAGATGGCAGAATAAGCTTTGAAGAGCTTTGTTTAGATGAAAATGGTATTATCGGGGATAAATACTATGGAAAAAAAATTGATAGATCAATTCTTATAACTTCTAAGTCAAGTTATGACTTGGCTAAAGATAAAGCTACAGAGATCCCTTTTGGCTACTTAGGTGAAAATATAGTTATAGATATAAACCCATACAGCATGAAACCAGGTGAAAAAATTGAGATGGGCGAAGTTGTACTTGAGATTACTAATAACTGTACTATATGTAATTCTCTAGGAAAAGTTGATAGTTCACTACCTGAACTTTTAGCAAATGATAGAGGAATATTTGCTAAAACGATCAAAGGTGGGTACATTAGAAAAGGTGATATTGTAAAATTTTAA
- the mobA gene encoding molybdenum cofactor guanylyltransferase MobA — protein MFDIPCVIFAGGKSSRMGEDKALLPFGGFDTLTQYQLNKLQKLFKNVYISCKTKDKFDFSAEFIEDVKSDNTFAPTAGFIAVFETLQCEKFFAISVDTPFIDSDIISAIIDIDKDDSDATIATLDSKLQPMCGIYHKSLLDELKKMLETDNHKLGFLLKNSNVTYVDFKEEKLFLNLNNQQEYKQALNLIQ, from the coding sequence ATGTTTGACATCCCTTGTGTCATCTTTGCAGGTGGCAAATCAAGCCGCATGGGAGAGGATAAAGCTCTTCTACCCTTTGGCGGTTTTGACACTCTTACACAGTATCAACTAAACAAACTCCAAAAACTTTTTAAAAATGTTTATATCTCTTGTAAAACAAAAGACAAGTTTGATTTTTCTGCAGAGTTTATAGAAGATGTAAAATCAGATAATACTTTCGCTCCGACAGCAGGTTTTATAGCTGTGTTTGAGACACTGCAATGCGAAAAATTCTTTGCTATTAGTGTAGATACCCCTTTTATAGATTCAGACATAATCTCTGCAATAATAGATATAGATAAAGATGATTCTGATGCTACGATAGCTACCTTAGATTCAAAACTTCAACCTATGTGCGGAATCTATCACAAAAGCCTACTTGATGAGTTAAAAAAGATGCTTGAAACAGATAACCATAAACTTGGATTTTTACTTAAAAACTCCAATGTAACCTATGTAGATTTTAAAGAGGAAAAACTCTTTTTGAACCTTAACAATCAACAAGAGTATAAACAAGCACTAAACCTAATTCAATAG
- a CDS encoding EAL domain-containing protein, protein MVRRLSQSASYVLAFAILVLWASFAFYTMHSLIDSQKKFGKLINLSGKQRMLSQKTTLHVHMIEETGTGIERLKELIGIMKADHSFITSNLTSEKIKEYYFKENGLDSQVKNYFNLLDTFLADRNDKNIILITNNSFALLKNLDKAVKMFEQEYDQIVVHAKERELYIYIGTILTLILEAIFIIIPMIRANKKYVNNLEKEVKKRTKDIEIFEKIFNNSKEGMVITDSEEKILNVNKAFSEITGYSKDEALGETPRVLQSKKHNKEFYEKMWDDIESKNIWQGEIVNKRKNGKEVNEHLTIMKLKDENSHNYVSVFSDITLDKQNQEKLKYLATHDSLTGLFSRSEILNKIEKAINESKKEDKTFALVFIDLDNFKEINDSMGHSLGDKLLVNVAKRIKSIKNESDFVARIGGDEFVILLAPSTNQIHTNIFIDKLHNIFIEPFVIDNKELYTTVSAGIVYYEKDDSSALSLLRKADLAMYSAKDKGKNKTFYYTKDLEENLQSKLTVEKRLREAIEKDELELYFQPKVNFSTAKIYAAEVLLRWIKDGEIIPPDTFIYIAEESNLIKKIDQWVMEKAIERVREIHSLGFNDFYLAVNISGHTFSDIRYMKNILNTIEQSNMAKYIEIELTEGALIENIDIATKHLEEIKKLGISVSLDDFGTGYSSFSYLSQMNIDVLKIDRSFIMNLEDKKQEVIVKSIISFSNNLGLKVVAEGVETQTQSDWLKMHGCHYGQGYLYGKPMPFEEFTKHLA, encoded by the coding sequence ACCCTGCATGTACATATGATAGAAGAGACCGGGACAGGTATAGAGAGACTCAAAGAGTTGATTGGAATAATGAAAGCTGATCACTCTTTTATTACTTCAAATCTGACTTCAGAAAAAATCAAAGAATATTATTTTAAAGAAAACGGCCTTGATTCTCAGGTAAAAAATTATTTTAATTTATTAGATACTTTTTTAGCAGACAGAAATGATAAAAACATCATTCTTATAACCAACAATAGCTTTGCATTATTAAAAAACCTTGATAAAGCCGTAAAAATGTTTGAGCAAGAGTATGATCAAATTGTTGTCCATGCAAAAGAGCGTGAACTATATATCTATATAGGGACTATACTTACGCTTATACTGGAAGCTATCTTTATCATCATACCTATGATTCGTGCAAATAAAAAATACGTAAACAATTTAGAAAAAGAGGTAAAAAAACGTACAAAAGATATTGAGATATTTGAAAAGATATTTAATAACTCTAAAGAGGGTATGGTGATTACCGATTCTGAAGAAAAGATTTTAAATGTCAACAAGGCCTTTAGCGAAATTACAGGGTATTCTAAAGATGAGGCTTTAGGTGAAACACCAAGGGTTCTTCAGTCTAAAAAACACAATAAAGAATTTTACGAAAAAATGTGGGATGATATAGAATCAAAGAATATCTGGCAAGGTGAGATCGTAAATAAAAGGAAAAACGGTAAAGAGGTTAATGAACACCTTACAATTATGAAACTAAAAGATGAAAATTCACATAACTACGTAAGTGTGTTTTCAGATATAACTCTAGATAAACAAAATCAGGAAAAACTAAAATATTTAGCAACACATGACAGTTTAACAGGTCTTTTTAGCAGAAGTGAGATACTAAATAAAATAGAAAAAGCTATAAATGAGTCAAAAAAAGAGGATAAAACTTTTGCGCTTGTATTTATAGATTTAGACAATTTTAAAGAGATAAACGATTCTATGGGACATAGCTTAGGAGACAAACTCTTAGTTAATGTTGCTAAACGCATTAAATCAATAAAAAATGAATCAGACTTCGTTGCCAGAATAGGCGGTGATGAGTTTGTTATATTGTTAGCTCCATCAACAAATCAAATACATACCAATATTTTTATAGATAAACTTCACAATATTTTCATTGAGCCTTTTGTAATAGACAATAAAGAATTGTACACAACTGTAAGTGCCGGTATAGTTTATTATGAGAAAGATGACTCTAGTGCTCTTTCCTTGCTTAGAAAAGCTGATTTGGCAATGTATAGTGCAAAAGACAAGGGCAAAAACAAAACTTTTTACTATACCAAAGATCTAGAAGAAAACCTGCAGTCTAAACTAACGGTTGAAAAGAGACTAAGAGAAGCTATAGAGAAAGATGAACTTGAACTTTATTTCCAACCAAAAGTTAATTTCAGCACTGCAAAAATTTATGCTGCCGAAGTACTGCTTAGATGGATAAAAGATGGGGAGATAATTCCACCTGATACTTTTATATATATTGCCGAAGAGAGTAATCTAATTAAAAAAATAGACCAATGGGTTATGGAAAAAGCCATAGAAAGAGTTAGAGAAATACACTCCCTAGGATTTAATGATTTTTATTTGGCTGTTAATATATCAGGTCATACATTCTCAGATATTAGATATATGAAAAATATACTAAATACTATAGAACAAAGCAATATGGCAAAATATATTGAAATAGAGTTAACAGAGGGCGCTTTAATAGAAAATATTGATATTGCTACAAAACATCTTGAAGAGATTAAAAAGTTAGGAATATCTGTCAGTCTGGATGATTTTGGAACAGGTTATTCATCTTTTTCATACCTGAGCCAGATGAATATAGATGTTCTTAAAATTGATCGCTCATTTATAATGAACTTAGAAGATAAAAAACAAGAGGTTATTGTAAAATCCATAATCTCATTTTCAAACAACTTAGGTCTAAAGGTTGTAGCAGAAGGTGTTGAAACACAAACGCAGTCAGATTGGCTAAAAATGCACGGTTGTCACTACGGACAAGGTTATCTTTACGGTAAACCAATGCCTTTTGAAGAGTTCACAAAACACTTAGCTTAA
- the moaC gene encoding cyclic pyranopterin monophosphate synthase MoaC — MNLTHLDENQRPKMVDVSDKNQTTRVAVASGIIEMSQDAYDAIVTEKTKKGPVLQTAVIAAIMGTKKTSDLIPMCHPLNLSGINCDVEEIPELPGFKLIVTAKLTGQTGVEMEALTGTSIGLLTIYDMVKAIDKGMIIRNVQLEEKSGGKSGDFKR, encoded by the coding sequence ATGAATTTAACACACCTAGATGAAAATCAAAGACCAAAAATGGTCGATGTGTCAGATAAAAATCAAACAACACGCGTTGCAGTAGCAAGCGGTATCATAGAGATGAGTCAAGATGCCTACGATGCTATAGTTACTGAGAAAACAAAAAAAGGTCCAGTTCTTCAAACTGCGGTGATCGCAGCAATAATGGGCACTAAAAAAACAAGTGATCTTATCCCTATGTGTCATCCTCTTAACCTAAGCGGTATCAATTGTGATGTAGAAGAGATTCCGGAACTGCCAGGCTTTAAACTGATAGTTACTGCAAAACTTACAGGTCAGACAGGTGTTGAGATGGAAGCACTTACAGGTACTAGTATTGGGCTTTTAACAATATACGATATGGTTAAAGCTATAGATAAAGGGATGATCATACGTAATGTTCAACTTGAAGAAAAATCAGGAGGAAAAAGTGGTGATTTTAAACGATAG
- a CDS encoding YbeD family protein has product MVILNDSKQKLELEYPVNWKYKLISLSKEQIQKAIHDVILEREHKLKHSNESKTGKYVSMNLELLVHNEDDRNFIYEALKAHQNIKMVL; this is encoded by the coding sequence GTGGTGATTTTAAACGATAGCAAACAAAAACTTGAGCTTGAATATCCGGTTAACTGGAAATATAAACTGATCTCTCTTTCAAAAGAGCAGATCCAAAAAGCTATTCACGATGTTATATTAGAACGTGAACATAAACTTAAGCATTCAAATGAAAGTAAAACAGGAAAGTATGTAAGTATGAATTTAGAGCTTTTAGTGCATAATGAAGATGATAGAAACTTTATATACGAAGCACTTAAAGCACATCAAAATATAAAGATGGTGTTATAA
- a CDS encoding thioredoxin fold domain-containing protein yields the protein MFQIFRYTLIVSLLQLSLHAGDINLDKLINTANKEKKHLLVWLHKTDCGYCERMKEFTINDDDIKSIIKQKFIFADINVYKKKNVKYKDFIGSAKEFAIYMGNDFYPTSLFFDEEGEVVEETVGYVDETAFKKILEYISSKSYKE from the coding sequence GTGTTTCAAATATTTAGATATACCCTTATTGTATCTCTGCTTCAATTGTCTCTGCATGCTGGAGATATAAATCTCGATAAACTAATTAACACTGCTAATAAAGAAAAAAAACATCTACTTGTATGGCTACATAAAACTGATTGTGGCTATTGTGAGAGAATGAAAGAATTTACAATTAATGATGATGATATAAAATCTATAATCAAACAAAAGTTTATATTTGCAGATATAAATGTATATAAAAAGAAGAATGTAAAATATAAAGATTTTATTGGTAGTGCTAAAGAGTTTGCTATATATATGGGAAATGACTTTTACCCCACTTCACTGTTTTTTGATGAAGAGGGAGAAGTTGTTGAAGAGACTGTAGGTTATGTAGATGAAACAGCTTTTAAAAAAATTTTAGAATATATAAGTTCTAAATCATATAAAGAATAA
- the leuC gene encoding 3-isopropylmalate dehydratase large subunit, producing the protein MGQTITEKIFSEHVGREVYAGEIVRSPIDMVIGNDITTPISIKAFEDSGAEKLANPDGFSIVLDHFIPAKDIASANQARISRDFAKKHKLKNFFDEKDMGIEHALLPEKGLVVPGDVIIGADSHTCTHGALGAFSTGMGSTDLAFAMITGGNWFKVPESIKVVLSGKPGKFTTGKDIILEVIRMIGVDGALYRTLEFVGSTIEHLSMDDRFAMCNMAIEAGAKNGIVAYDDKTKAFLDERELAREPKIHYSDEDAEYVQTLEIDVANLDPVIAYPFLPSNGHSVNQAVKDHIKVDQAFIGSCTNGRLEDLKVASEILDGKRVHEDVRLIVTPGTQKILREATKLGYIDIIVDAGGVVSNPTCGACLGGYMGILGDNEVAISTTNRNFVGRMGSRSSKVYLANSAVAAASAITGYITDPR; encoded by the coding sequence ATGGGTCAAACTATAACTGAAAAAATATTTTCCGAGCATGTTGGACGTGAAGTTTATGCTGGTGAGATAGTACGCTCGCCGATCGACATGGTTATTGGAAACGATATCACTACTCCTATATCGATAAAAGCTTTTGAAGATAGCGGTGCAGAAAAATTAGCAAATCCTGATGGATTTTCAATCGTTCTAGATCACTTTATCCCTGCAAAAGATATAGCTAGTGCAAACCAAGCAAGAATCAGCCGTGATTTTGCTAAAAAACATAAACTAAAAAACTTTTTTGATGAAAAAGACATGGGTATTGAGCACGCACTTTTACCTGAAAAAGGTCTTGTAGTTCCTGGTGATGTAATCATCGGTGCAGACAGCCACACTTGTACTCACGGTGCACTTGGCGCATTCTCAACCGGTATGGGTTCAACTGACTTAGCATTTGCTATGATCACAGGTGGTAACTGGTTCAAAGTTCCTGAATCTATCAAAGTAGTTCTTAGCGGTAAACCTGGTAAATTCACTACTGGTAAAGATATTATCTTAGAAGTTATCCGTATGATCGGAGTTGATGGTGCACTTTATAGAACTTTAGAGTTTGTTGGTAGCACGATTGAGCACTTAAGTATGGATGACAGATTTGCAATGTGTAACATGGCTATTGAAGCTGGTGCAAAAAACGGGATTGTAGCTTATGATGATAAAACAAAAGCATTTTTGGATGAGAGAGAACTAGCACGTGAGCCTAAGATCCACTACTCTGATGAAGATGCTGAGTATGTTCAAACTTTAGAGATTGATGTAGCTAATCTTGATCCGGTTATTGCGTACCCATTCTTACCATCAAATGGTCATTCAGTTAACCAAGCTGTAAAAGATCATATAAAAGTTGATCAGGCATTTATAGGTTCTTGTACGAATGGACGTTTAGAAGATCTAAAAGTAGCATCTGAAATTTTAGATGGAAAAAGAGTTCATGAAGATGTTCGTCTGATCGTAACTCCTGGTACTCAAAAGATCTTACGCGAAGCTACAAAACTTGGATATATCGATATCATAGTTGATGCTGGCGGGGTTGTTTCGAATCCTACTTGTGGTGCATGTCTTGGTGGATATATGGGTATTTTAGGTGACAACGAAGTAGCAATTTCAACTACTAACCGTAACTTCGTTGGACGTATGGGAAGTAGAAGTTCAAAAGTATACTTAGCAAACTCTGCAGTTGCGGCAGCTTCAGCTATTACGGGTTATATAACAGACCCTAGATAA
- a CDS encoding c-type cytochrome yields MFKLEKTKLVISASAVSLAALFAAGCMGGAAPSDVEYPKGADIGGGVIYPLKDGMTGPYYVNEKALANSVYQGRVPTANELKAWDKDIQAGGKGLPEGEGSVEDGEAIYEAKCVMCHGDFGSGGGGYPALSKGNAYEGFKTLKNNRWKDPEAEGPSRFFGSYWPEASTMWWYIQDGMPHPKSKTLTADETYALTAYMLAINELKVDGEVVDDEFVLNKENFAKIELPNRDGFEPNIRGDKALEDVRAYYAKPENFGAIKVAEDDRCMTNCQQTDRIARVQNGGIDDFHPPMATERSLPTVEKKAIDVKKVYAANCAMCHDSYLAPGSAEWAGYTGKGMDKVLANAIKGTPGGMPARGGTSLDDADMKKMVNYIVSGK; encoded by the coding sequence ATGTTCAAATTAGAAAAAACTAAATTAGTAATCTCTGCTTCAGCAGTAAGTTTAGCTGCTTTATTTGCAGCTGGTTGTATGGGCGGAGCTGCACCAAGCGATGTTGAGTATCCAAAAGGTGCTGATATCGGTGGTGGTGTGATTTACCCGCTTAAAGATGGTATGACTGGTCCTTACTATGTTAATGAGAAAGCATTAGCTAACTCTGTATATCAAGGTCGTGTACCAACTGCTAACGAACTAAAAGCTTGGGATAAAGATATTCAAGCTGGTGGTAAAGGTTTACCAGAAGGTGAAGGTTCAGTTGAAGATGGTGAAGCTATCTACGAAGCAAAATGTGTAATGTGTCACGGTGACTTTGGTTCAGGTGGTGGTGGATATCCAGCACTATCTAAAGGTAATGCTTACGAAGGTTTCAAAACACTTAAAAACAACAGATGGAAAGACCCTGAAGCTGAAGGTCCATCTCGTTTCTTTGGTTCATACTGGCCAGAAGCTAGTACTATGTGGTGGTACATTCAAGATGGTATGCCTCACCCTAAATCTAAAACATTAACTGCTGATGAAACTTATGCTTTAACTGCATATATGTTAGCAATTAATGAATTAAAAGTTGACGGTGAAGTAGTTGATGATGAATTTGTATTAAATAAAGAAAACTTTGCTAAGATTGAACTTCCTAATAGAGATGGTTTTGAACCAAATATTAGAGGTGATAAAGCTTTAGAAGATGTACGTGCATACTATGCTAAACCTGAAAACTTTGGTGCTATCAAAGTTGCTGAGGATGATCGTTGTATGACTAACTGTCAACAAACTGACAGAATAGCTCGTGTACAAAACGGTGGTATTGATGATTTCCATCCGCCAATGGCTACAGAGAGATCTTTACCAACAGTTGAGAAAAAAGCTATTGATGTTAAAAAAGTATATGCAGCTAACTGTGCAATGTGTCACGATAGCTACTTAGCTCCAGGTTCTGCTGAGTGGGCTGGTTATACTGGTAAAGGTATGGATAAGGTTCTTGCAAATGCTATTAAAGGAACACCAGGTGGTATGCCTGCTCGTGGTGGTACTTCTTTAGACGATGCAGATATGAAAAAAATGGTTAACTATATAGTTAGCGGAAAATAA
- a CDS encoding thiosulfate oxidation carrier protein SoxY produces the protein MDRRNFLSFTLGSLALAAIPASVKAEDFRKLKPSVWTAHTVEDAIKNMYGSTTLIEKGVKLKTPDVAANGGAIPVDFSTKIPAKTVAVFQDANPEAAVMVFDVTPYDMTDYSIKIKMGKPGTITIVVEGQDGKLYAAKKSLDVAKGGCEG, from the coding sequence ATGGATAGAAGAAATTTTTTAAGTTTTACACTTGGTTCATTAGCATTAGCAGCAATTCCTGCTAGTGTTAAAGCTGAAGACTTCAGAAAGTTAAAGCCGTCAGTATGGACTGCTCACACTGTTGAAGATGCTATTAAAAATATGTATGGTTCAACTACATTAATCGAAAAAGGTGTTAAGTTAAAAACTCCTGATGTAGCTGCAAACGGTGGGGCTATTCCAGTTGACTTTTCAACTAAGATTCCTGCTAAAACAGTAGCGGTTTTCCAAGATGCAAACCCAGAAGCTGCAGTAATGGTATTTGATGTAACTCCATATGATATGACTGATTATTCAATCAAAATCAAAATGGGTAAACCAGGTACTATCACTATTGTTGTAGAAGGTCAAGACGGTAAGCTTTATGCTGCTAAAAAATCTTTAGATGTTGCAAAAGGTGGATGTGAAGGTTAA
- the soxZ gene encoding thiosulfate oxidation carrier complex protein SoxZ, which yields MKVKAKLKKGVIKVKAMAKHDMTTYNQAEKKTGNKDDANFITHITGTINGKTVIDMSTSQFLSKNPIFKFKLKGDEFKAGDKLVMTWTDRKGNTDSGKGKLK from the coding sequence ATGAAAGTAAAAGCAAAACTAAAAAAAGGTGTTATCAAAGTTAAAGCTATGGCTAAACACGATATGACAACTTATAACCAAGCTGAGAAAAAAACTGGTAACAAAGATGATGCTAACTTCATCACTCACATTACTGGTACAATTAATGGTAAGACTGTTATCGACATGTCTACAAGCCAATTCTTATCTAAAAACCCAATTTTTAAATTCAAACTAAAAGGTGATGAGTTTAAAGCTGGTGATAAACTAGTTATGACTTGGACAGACCGTAAAGGTAATACTGATAGCGGTAAAGGTAAACTTAAATAA
- a CDS encoding DUF302 domain-containing protein: MKKVYSVVIATVISVFFTACMGEAKPAEFKADTPQSVQIISVKNVDGKITPKTIGAAFEATGLKMGGNNNMNSPFKLRFNKTHYETYHLAMFRDNELSKKIVLKSPQFGRLVPLTMSIWSEGDTMNIACLTLNGLARTSGLPTTDPDLVAYAAKITKALKAALPGGEFKQLNHKVLEPKATYELTFTAELDEDTDLEEWREDFEAEFEGEMEPVGFMLPNYTNMNEELFEEAGIEDFDFYITYSICKFDVIFPVSKETPEAGAYAPCSMYVYKKKGDNTVHIGYLGVDNWIKTLDITDKESIAKLKEAEGLINNILKGITE, translated from the coding sequence ATGAAAAAAGTGTATAGCGTAGTAATTGCAACTGTTATATCAGTGTTTTTTACAGCATGTATGGGAGAAGCTAAACCTGCTGAGTTTAAAGCTGATACTCCTCAAAGTGTTCAAATTATTTCTGTTAAAAATGTAGACGGTAAAATTACTCCAAAAACAATAGGTGCTGCTTTTGAAGCAACTGGTCTTAAAATGGGTGGAAACAATAATATGAACAGCCCGTTCAAATTAAGATTCAACAAGACTCATTATGAAACTTATCACTTAGCAATGTTCCGTGATAATGAACTAAGTAAGAAAATTGTTCTTAAATCTCCTCAATTTGGTAGACTAGTGCCATTAACTATGTCAATCTGGTCAGAAGGTGATACTATGAACATTGCTTGTTTAACACTAAATGGTTTAGCAAGAACTTCAGGTCTTCCTACAACTGATCCAGACTTAGTAGCATATGCTGCAAAAATTACAAAAGCACTAAAAGCTGCTTTACCAGGTGGTGAGTTTAAACAATTAAACCACAAAGTTTTAGAGCCAAAAGCTACATATGAATTAACTTTCACAGCTGAGTTAGATGAAGATACTGATCTTGAAGAGTGGAGAGAAGATTTTGAGGCAGAGTTTGAAGGTGAGATGGAGCCTGTTGGATTTATGCTTCCAAACTATACAAATATGAATGAAGAGCTTTTTGAAGAAGCTGGTATTGAAGATTTTGATTTTTACATCACTTATTCAATTTGTAAATTTGACGTAATTTTCCCTGTATCTAAAGAGACTCCTGAAGCTGGTGCTTATGCTCCATGTTCAATGTATGTTTATAAGAAAAAAGGTGATAACACAGTTCACATTGGTTACTTAGGTGTTGATAACTGGATCAAAACTTTAGATATTACTGACAAAGAATCTATTGCTAAACTAAAAGAAGCAGAAGGTTTAATTAATAATATCCTTAAAGGTATTACAGAGTAA
- a CDS encoding DUF6781 family protein, protein MDLEKIIEKITKLYDNNYHSVTKRVTYAIDESQNTLNYDLNELNLHEMKSVSNTILDIECEKIHNELEDLIAKKEAIESKLHKKREDLQQIKYEVFNAIESTMNNEDSNTLAKLHQIKLQSIDIFDILNETVESAIITTLERSKDSEASEDIEEVIKEITYEAIKEGSLSTIRTRKILSTILSSAIEISEASPNNAQTILKPTLKGMRSGLLHSIERFKARIAYMPLEAKHILIEDYDNIMEDLNQTDTLFVQVVQTQANESSEEIKKLLVELNQKMHLDLEELVTISKETANVIRTKVSNFTKTAVKKADTALKSEKAKEAKAMGIQAWGIAKEALGSALKSARNAMDKK, encoded by the coding sequence ATGGATTTAGAAAAAATAATTGAGAAAATAACAAAGCTATACGATAATAATTACCACTCAGTTACCAAAAGAGTTACATACGCTATAGATGAGAGTCAAAACACTCTAAATTACGATCTTAATGAGCTAAATCTCCATGAGATGAAATCTGTATCCAATACCATACTGGATATCGAATGTGAAAAAATTCATAATGAACTAGAAGATTTAATTGCAAAAAAAGAAGCTATTGAATCTAAACTTCATAAAAAAAGAGAAGACCTTCAACAGATAAAATATGAAGTGTTTAATGCTATTGAATCTACTATGAATAATGAAGATTCAAATACACTTGCAAAACTTCACCAGATTAAACTACAGTCAATTGACATTTTTGATATTTTAAATGAGACTGTAGAATCTGCTATTATTACTACACTAGAGCGCTCAAAAGACTCAGAAGCTAGTGAAGACATTGAAGAGGTTATAAAAGAGATAACATACGAGGCTATTAAAGAAGGTTCACTTAGCACTATACGCACTAGAAAAATTTTATCTACTATTTTAAGCTCGGCTATAGAAATATCTGAAGCTAGTCCAAATAACGCACAAACAATTTTAAAACCTACTCTCAAAGGGATGAGAAGCGGTCTTTTACACTCTATTGAAAGATTCAAAGCAAGAATCGCATATATGCCTCTAGAAGCAAAACATATTCTAATAGAGGACTATGACAATATTATGGAAGATCTAAACCAGACAGATACTCTATTTGTTCAGGTTGTTCAAACTCAAGCAAATGAATCAAGTGAAGAGATAAAAAAACTTCTAGTTGAGCTAAATCAAAAAATGCATTTAGACTTGGAAGAACTTGTAACTATTTCTAAAGAGACTGCGAATGTTATAAGAACTAAAGTATCTAATTTCACAAAAACGGCTGTTAAAAAAGCTGATACTGCTTTAAAAAGTGAAAAAGCAAAAGAGGCTAAGGCTATGGGTATTCAAGCTTGGGGAATTGCTAAAGAAGCTCTTGGAAGTGCACTTAAGAGTGCAAGAAATGCGATGGATAAGAAGTAA